A window of Ooceraea biroi isolate clonal line C1 chromosome 9, Obir_v5.4, whole genome shotgun sequence genomic DNA:
CTTATTCGTAATAAACAAATTAGGACGCAATTCTTTGCGTTATTGTGGTTTTCCATATTTCTTCTTCCATCGAAAGATTATACCGACACACAAATTTTGTCTGCGCTCATATATGGTCATCATAACTCATgcaattatttcccaaacaTTGTAGATACTTTGCGATGggtaaaagatatattaaaacattaaatttaacatttaacatcttttttttaattattgtccTTTGGCAGTGTctcttatttaaaatatttttatttatttaaaacatatagaggagaatcccctattataagatatgctcctaatatgagataatggggtttctgctaaactagtgagtaccatctgttaattccaccataaacttattactcttggtgtaaaatatatttagtgaaaaattcattgttcgttattgcgtttagcctttgcaagaaaaggtttgtgaaattgtgaacatgtcaaagtaacttgaggttagtctttaaaccttgtttattatataataaagaaatagttggcaataaattcagtatgcactgatagagtagaatcgtagtaacaggaaaatacgcgatttgttgaattgcttaattgtagagattagatttcatgatcgcggaaccgctaggcgtgtggctcgtataatgagatattcagggtactcttaatatgagataattattgctcgaatatgaagagtatgtagtgtaataaaaagaaagaaaatactacttaaggttaaagaaaagttaatacgaatttatattacgaatttttgtgtatttaatttttatagaatctgactatggagattagagaaacgaggatgcgtcgacagtggaatcgtaaagatttggcgaaggctgtggcagcagtatttttataaaactatctaataaagttttttaattgcaatactaatgtattttgcacttttaacaccgatttctcgaggtatcttatattaggagcacactttctcgatcctgcgtaaagctcttttttcaaatttttttaattttcagaaaaaataataataaattagatttttcatttgaccaacctaaagcttattaaattctcttcaagataacgtattaaatttttcaattctgcctatagattttcttacattcggcaaaatcgatatggtatctcataatcggggactttcctctatattataaatattttttatttatttaaaatatttttgcatatgACAGACTTACCCGTGCACCCGGCTGCGCCGCTCGTTCATCACCGATTCCATCGTCTTCGTGGTAGAACAGCACGCTCCATGTGCACTCCGTTTTGCTGATTGATGCGACAGTGTTTCGATCGTCCGAGCGCTCCTCTTGCCATCTGTACAAAACGTGAGATGCGTCAGTGAAATTGCGTATACATCGCATCGTCGTTTTTAGTAGGAACGATCGAGTTTTGGATGGACATCTGGAAAACCTGAGGAAAAGCGCGGTCCGATTATATGCTCCGGACACGTCACACGCGTGACTCTTCGTCAGTCGCTGATAATGATTAGCCAACGGGCTTATTTGCGCGCGAAAGTGCATGTTGCCGATGATGCATATCGGCATCAGTAGTCGCGGAAGTGTTTGCCTAATTTCGCGCGAATGCAAATTCCGTCTTCGCGTTATCACTGTCATTACTTACTCGCCCGTGCGgcgaatttatttcattttttttaagtgaCTTACTGACATCTGATGTTTACTCGACACTTGATATGATATAAGGATCAGAAGAGGACCATGGTTGAAACGTGTAATTTGGTGATTAATAATGAttgtgtattaataattaatgattgtaaatttacaaaattttaatagaattttataaaaaataattagtaaaattTGCCAGATTGGTTGGTTAGaggaattttcattatttaagtACTCTGGCGGAAtatatcccaggcagcacacattggtttcaaaaccgtttcataaacgttttgccgtaacgtttcataaccattttattgaaacgtttatttgggagaaaaatgtccaacgaaaaaacgttaggagaaacgtttctttttcggcaaaaaaacgtttcagaaaccatcagaaaaatatttatcaattctatatatcagtgccccaaagatagacagagttaagtcacatttttgtaaaaaactagatttttatattttatgaattactctctcaATTTCGTGTaatggaatctcactcttttgaaatacacttcaagtaatagtgatctcaaaagtttcaaaagaaaagaagaagaaaagagtatgggatcggttttccggatggttatttataaggtgataacacaaatgttacttgcgagaacgtcacgtctggcctagccatctatcggtcgcttggtgaatcagaggtgggaatcacacacacttgtgttgatttttgtctctcgttccataatcgagtacattgaaacgtatgatgtaaaaataattaatactcgcaaagtaagtagaaattactattttttctatattaattatataatttcaaattaatttaataaaacacatttttcgtttctgtggaaacgtgaaaaatacgtttttaaaatttaggtctaaaaacggtttctatttaaaccgtttcttaaatggtactttatgtttcttagacattagatacgtctaagaaacatatattaggctaacgtgctgcctgggatatctaataaattattttgagcttatttcatttttctcgcttttcgaattttacgaaattttttgtaTCGGACAGTGTGATCGTAACGAACAATACACAACACGTTGTAGGATTTTCGTTTGTTTCGCTACTTGTTCAACTACCGCTatgttttatgatttttaagGTTATATTGGCTGCATCGGCCGGCAATAAAATTAACGAGCTTACTTTAATCCCGCTTGTCGCCACGCCGACATTTTTGCTGTTTTGTTCACCGCGACCGCCATGTTCTTTTGCGCGTATCGTGAGAAAGTCAAGCCGAATTTAATGATCTAATATATCATTCGTACTCGCGTCTTGCGTTTAACGCTATCAATGCTACTGATAGAACTGCTTAATTTCTGACAGATTAATATCGTATGACGTACCTTTGTGCGAAAAAATTGATTCGTTTTGGACGCGGACGCGATACACGGCACACGAAGTTCGCGACGCTCACGGAACTTTTGAATTATCGATACTGCGTATCGATCATTGCACATACGCGACTATCGATTCGAAGTCGCTTAAAGCGACATTTTCATTTCCAACCATAACCTATCTTCTTTCTAACGGCTCATAATAAAGAGAGATGTTATGaagtatcaattttattatttttaattgcatcctttccgcaattttatttaagacaaaataattatacgttcGCTCTTCGCAAACGGAGGGAGCAAAGAGGTAAAGTGTACAGAGTGCAAAAGAGCAGATGTAACATTTGACATtcacatttctctttttatcaatgtttaataaaaatgtcataaaatgtattatatattgtaaaaaattacGAGCAATTCTGTAAGCTCGGGACCACGGAAAATCGCTGTTGTCTTAATTTAATCGATCATTCTTGTAAGTGACATCGTGCATACTCGCACTTGAGGCAAACGCGATCAACGGAGTGTCGTTCTGCCAGAGGCGGCGCTGTGGTTCCTTTCTCTTTAACCTTTCCGGGATTTTGTCGACACTTTTCTGAAAAACGGCAAAAATGTCGGCGTGGCGACAGGCGGGATTAAAGTAAGAAGCTTGACTGTCAGCCCATTGCGATCTATATTTTACGTTTCTCCTCTCGTACGTGTCAAATTTATAATCCATTCTTCCATCGCGATCGTTACGTAACCTGGTTCCGACTTGCACGTCAACGATCGCagagttttattttatcagtCGTTGTTTATTGCATCTCGATTGGCCAAATGCCTGAAGAATTCAATCGACGTGTGCAcctgttttattttgtttttcctGTCCTTTCCGTTACAGTTACATCAATTACTCTCAGATCGCGGCTAGGTTAGTCAGGCAAGCTTTGAAGGGGGATCTCAGGGCCGAGGCTCTCAAGCGTGACGAGGTCAACGTGAAATTTACTCAGTGGAAGGATGGAAAGCCAATCAGTAAGTTgtctaaaatttattattaaaattgcaactTGACGTCAGAAGTCGGAGGACTCGGATCATCGCGGGGGTGATCCTTGCACCTCGAGAACCAGTTGCCCTGCATCATCgccattctttctttttgcgtAACATTTGCAATACATCTACAATGTATCTTGTTACAGCTGAAAAGATGTGATCATTATGATTAGTAAGTTTACGAAAGTGGTTTCTTGGAAGCGTTCCCCTTACCCCgttttaacataataacatgcatctttttttgtttaaatatatttcttaacgCAAGCGTGGAAATGTTAATCATCGTGTTCAATGTTATTGgctctataaatagaataattgtTTGCGGATTTCAAGTTGGATGTAACAATAATGGAAATACGCCTTTACAAGCAATTAACATGTTTGTCTTTATTTGCACGtatcttattaataaacacTATTCCCCAAGATTTATTACATTCATGTATATCGCACTGATAATGTATACAATATTCTGTTACAGAAAACGCCTAGACAATGATTGATATCACAGATGGATGCAGATTTCATCCGACACATATTTATAGCCATAAGTTACGTATGACGATGCCTGTCctcgtataaaataaaaccatTCTGCGCATTGTTATCACTTTCCCTTTATTTAACCTACAGAAATCCTGCAACGATTTTAAACCAACGCCATTAGAACCATGTTAGACATAGCGTATTACGTAAGTAACAAGTACATCCTCAACGACTTAAAGATTAATACTGTGAAAGGAGAAGTCAATACGATTAGCAAAaatctatctatatatacctatataaatatcaaaaaacgCTGCAAAGTTGCAGCTAACATCTTGATACTCTCTAGATCATCAGGACCAGATATCAATCGCtgaattaaattctttctaaattcatttaaGGCCGAGCGATCGCTCATAGGAGTCACTTATTCTAGTCAAAATATTGTAACGTTTCTGAGaagatataagaaaaaaaaatcgtcgggtcgaaacgttgtggaTGAATATACAATAAAGTTGCCAGTTTGGTCAACCTCAAAGCTtttattcgttaaaaaaaaaaataatttaacctACTTgcgattaatttttgtaacgtCATCTCATAACAGGACAGTGTGCTTTGCAGTGTGCTGTAATAAATTCTCAGATTAATAGgctgtaattaaaattcatcatTAATTCTACATGTACAGCGAGGAGTACTTCCGTTATTCTCGACCGTCGTACTTACCGATAAATTCCGAAACGAGATCGTTCTCGTTCTCGCTGCGCATAGTCCCGGTGATCTCCTCGTTCTCTACCATcggcaaaaataattgcacaAATTCAGTCGAGTACGGAGGAGCTATCACTTCCAGCACCTGAAgtcacaaatatttattaattaaaaataatataaatcgcTGGGGAAGTAGCGTTTTGAAGCTTACCTCGGTAACGAAGTATCTGATTAGCGACACGTCCGTGTCTCCGCGTTGCCAACACTGCTTGATGTAGCTCACAACGGGCACCACGCAGCCTTGGCTCAGCAGATTCAACATTCGATCGATtaacattttcttcatttccaGCTAGAAACAACAAAAATCGTCGTCGTTTAAAATAAACTCGCAGCTCTTCCTCCCTCGTTCGACGCTACTCGAagagtatttattatttattattactcacCTGTACGAGTATCTCCAGCTCGTCCTGCTTGCTCTCGAACAGGTGTACGAGCAGTCGCAATATTTTCGGATGCAACAGGGTGTGGCAATTCACCACCTCGTCCAATAGGGCCAGATGCACTGGGCAGTGCTCCGTGCACAGTTTGAAGTACGACGGTTCCGTTACGGTGCATTCCACCCATCGTATCACGCCGACGCTTACGACAGGAAAGCTGCGCCAAGCATAAAGTGTTAAaggtatttttcattttggaCCCGCAGAGAAACGAGCAGAAGAAAACCGTACCGAATGCACTGATACAGAGTATTCAACTCCGCTATTAACTCGGACGAGCCTTTGTTTATGTTGCATATATTGTGGACTTTTTCAATCGCCTGGGTGGTAGTTTTCAGGTCGTCCTTATTGGTCTTACGCGTGTTGCCCTTCTTTGGAACCGTCTCGCATACGCTCGCTGCGTACgccaataaatatatgtacttCGATTTGTGCTCGGGATTGATCTTTACACCGGGCTTGAAAAGCGCGTCAACGAGCAGTTctacaaaaaaaaggaaacgtaaaattttatcaggTGGCTtctcataaaatttttcatcgacAAATACTGCAAAAAAAAGCTGCATCAATTTACCCAAAAATTGAGGATTACGCAGGAGCTCGATCGGTGGCGGCTCCGCCGCGGAATAATTTCTGAACAACACAGTGATATCGGCGGGATTTAGAGTGTTCCTTGACAACATGGACGACAGAGCCTGGCACGCCCCAGGACTGCCGGCGGCGCCGTTCAACGCCATCGTTATCGGTGTGACGTCGTGGCGATTCTGCTGAGCGCACTTGGTGATCTCCTGGGACAGTCTCTTCATCATGAAACCACCGCGAGCCTCCTGCGCGAGGATCTGCAGGAGGACCTGGCTGTAGACGTAGGTGTGCTGGCCGTGGCACACCATCTTCGCGCACTCTTGTATGCTCGACTGCCAGTTCTCCGTGTTCTGCAGAAACCCGGCGATCGCGGTCTTCAGCACGCGCGAGAAGACCTCGATCTGTTGCGCCGCGGTCGAGATACTCGTGATTTCACCCTGGAAGCCGGCGTCGGAGATGAGCTTGATGGTGAAATTCAACATCAAGCAGTCGGGATACTCCTCGGCGAGTCTGTAGATGAGGGATCGCCAAGTGGGATGCTGTATCATCTCGGTCAACCAAGAGGGAGTCTCACCCTCCTCCGTGAAGATCTTGTCGGCTTTCTTGGGGTCGAAGTTCTTCAGAATCATATCCTTCAAGTTGTTCTCCACCATTGCCTGGACGTCGGTGACGGTCACTCCGGCGGCGATCAGCCACTCAGCGAGCAGGTTCGCCATCTGCGCGCACGCCGTGTAATTCGTGGACAGCGTTTCGATGACTTGTTCGGGATTCCCTCCCGCTACGAAGTACTTCTTGAGCTGAGACAAGATGCCGGGCTCCATTATGTAATCGGGTGTCTTGAACTTGTCCATACAGTCCTTCAGTATTTCCTGCGGATTCTCGAATGCATCTTCGCCAGCTTCCTCGGCGTTTCGGGCAATCTCATCCCCCCAACCGCCATGGTCCTCTTCGTATTCGGACTCCATCTAAATACAAGTTATATTTACTACATCAGATTTTTTCTTAActatcataaataattattacaaatagtCGTTGACAGATTTaaacgcaatttttattaatatattgaatgttaaaatattgctGCTACGAAGCTTAACCTAATCAATTGCCAGGTGCTTGCAAAAGCATAATATGCGTCGTGTTGAGAGTTTATTTTAGGTTAGGAGAGgttataatttacaaaacaGCGAACATTACTATTTAATCTTCTACTTATCACAACGCATGAAACAGAGGAAATGCTTCTGCGTAAAATACTATTATTTTAGTCACTAAATTAATGAGAGTCTTTAATTACATACCTTGCAAACAATACTACGAGCAGTTATGAGTATGGCGTCACTCCAATTGTTTGCTAATGTTGCAAGTCCCGATTATTGCTCAAGAACGTTTTTTATCGAGTTAGGACATCGTGCAATCATGTAAAGtgagaattaaatttaaataaaaaataatttaaaaagtcaTTTATCAGAGTTTGTCAGAACAATTTTCACAGATGTGTTTTTAGTTAGTTTAGTTTAGTTATTAGTTCCTGGAACTTCCGCTACGAGTCTccacccatacagcacgaaacatttcagaaatatttcagaagtatttcatctgacagatgaaaacatctcataaacattgcaaaatgtttctgcaacagttatgagacaactccggaatagcaaaatgtccgcgacacttgcattcaaaaccttgtagaaaggttgctgaaaggtatagatcaatctgcaacctttctgaagtattgccgaaagattattaaaatagctgaaatctttttgatacattactaaaggttaattaaaataattttgaaactttcctatgatgttgcacacaaattacaaaactcttattaaaatcaattgaaaatacttcagaaattatatttaaatttattatacgagtattcagaagattgcaaatactaaaaagttataataaaaattatatataaaatgtatttattatttttattgtacgtttttatttaatatttgcaatctaattgatataataaatatgatttctgaaatatgcttaatgaaaaaaatacataatatatataagatgtatatagatatgcatatatatctatatatataagatatatagatatacacatacgtagctaaaccaagtattcaccaagtttccctttaaaaagcgcgaattgttggcacattgacaaagagccattcttatattatatattttcctttttcttcctccaaatagttgattaaaaggaaagaattatatagatatataattctctgttcaaccaacacttatatttgaaagaaaaaaggatacgtgaagataatgcatttttttgtcaactggttagcttcactaaagatcgaatacttggtctaggtatatacagggtggcccattttaatttatacagtcgattttttaaaaaactaaaagagatacgaaaaaatgtttcagacagacatgtcacgattttgagggggacataagatgataccattggtttgaccttgaatagtcgtttgaaggtcacgcgaagatcaccttcaatttcttaaattgaaacctcaactttttattgcagattcttattctccatcgaaaagtaagtaacgtttgtctgaaacatttttccgaaaaatgtcatcttatgtccttaaaatgatcttcaagatgagtttgaggacattttaaggacataagatgacatttttcggaaaaatgtttcagacaaacgttacttacttttcgatggagaataagaatctgcaataaaaagttgaggtttcaatttaagaaattgaaggtgatcttcgcgtgaccttcaaacgactattcaaggtcaaaccaatggtatcatcttatgtccccctcaaaatcgtgacatgtctgtctgaaacattttttcgtatctcttttagttttttaaaaaatcgactgtataaattaaaatagaccaccctgtatatatataattttactttttacaatattcacattttttcaaatttattgcatgtggtaggttttagaaacatttctgttgcaacatttcatatgacatattgcggaatcctttcagaaatgttgcatatgaaatgtgaaatcttgaaatgattttaaaacctccctgaaagctttctgtattaatcggtgctgtatgggcaCTGTTTCCGATTGAGAATTGAGATAATCCTAAATATTTGTCAGCCAACCAGACAGCTGCAATTGGTATCTAAAAGATACTAAAACGATCTAGTTTTAAGAATTCCCTAGAAATACTGTCCTATAAATTAGACGAAACTCTTTTCTataaaacaaatgtttaaataaaataatttataatttcaagatGTGGCTTTGATGAATTACGTCACCACTGAGATCGAGTCGCAAGTATAGAGATCGACTTTTTACCTGTACTCAAGGGAACAATTACAAACTAACGAACTTCAAAGTCACGAAGATAAAAAACGTGCTGATAAAAGAATTCCAAAat
This region includes:
- the LOC105279005 gene encoding protein stunted isoform X1, coding for MSAWRQAGLNYINYSQIAARLVRQALKGDLRAEALKRDEVNVKFTQWKDGKPITEKM
- the LOC105279005 gene encoding protein stunted isoform X2 — encoded protein: MSAWRQAGLNYINYSQIAARLVRQALKGDLRAEALKRDEVNVKFTQWKDGKPIKNA
- the LOC105279004 gene encoding negative elongation factor D; the encoded protein is MESEYEEDHGGWGDEIARNAEEAGEDAFENPQEILKDCMDKFKTPDYIMEPGILSQLKKYFVAGGNPEQVIETLSTNYTACAQMANLLAEWLIAAGVTVTDVQAMVENNLKDMILKNFDPKKADKIFTEEGETPSWLTEMIQHPTWRSLIYRLAEEYPDCLMLNFTIKLISDAGFQGEITSISTAAQQIEVFSRVLKTAIAGFLQNTENWQSSIQECAKMVCHGQHTYVYSQVLLQILAQEARGGFMMKRLSQEITKCAQQNRHDVTPITMALNGAAGSPGACQALSSMLSRNTLNPADITVLFRNYSAAEPPPIELLRNPQFLELLVDALFKPGVKINPEHKSKYIYLLAYAASVCETVPKKGNTRKTNKDDLKTTTQAIEKVHNICNINKGSSELIAELNTLYQCIRFPVVSVGVIRWVECTVTEPSYFKLCTEHCPVHLALLDEVVNCHTLLHPKILRLLVHLFESKQDELEILVQLEMKKMLIDRMLNLLSQGCVVPVVSYIKQCWQRGDTDVSLIRYFVTEVLEVIAPPYSTEFVQLFLPMVENEEITGTMRSENENDLVSEFIAHCKAHCPVMR